One genomic segment of Coraliomargarita parva includes these proteins:
- a CDS encoding alpha-L-fucosidase: MKFDENLARFQRDRFGMFIHWGVYAMHGTHEWCQYYSKIPQEDYQFMVDHFDPDLFEPKHWAQTAKRVGMKYVIFTTKHHDGFCMWDTQFTDYKITNTPAKRDVLREIVDAFREEGIAVGLYYSISDWYHPDFIIDGSHSLHHLPQEEIDRLNEGRDMSRYAQYMRDQVRELLTEFGEIVEFWFDVSGKIDPVACESQAMYDMIRELQPHVILNNRLALPGCENILTPESYLREEDCFDAEGNSVPWEGCHTLSASWCYNRDEKSYAKTPLRILETIITQTSLNGNSLINIGPTARGYISPLEMKSLDYVAHWMKYNARSIYGCGAAPKDLPPPPKDCRYTYNKKLNRLYVHILHWPRGALSLRGLAGRVKYAQLLSDGSAFQIVKTGNFTNENLNPRFHKDAAALRLMNQPEDTSIPVIEVFLKD, encoded by the coding sequence ATGAAATTCGATGAAAACTTAGCGCGTTTTCAGCGTGATCGCTTTGGGATGTTTATCCACTGGGGCGTCTATGCCATGCATGGCACCCATGAGTGGTGCCAGTATTACTCAAAGATTCCTCAAGAGGATTATCAGTTCATGGTCGATCACTTTGACCCGGACCTGTTCGAGCCGAAACACTGGGCTCAGACTGCCAAGCGCGTCGGTATGAAGTATGTGATCTTCACGACAAAGCATCACGACGGTTTCTGCATGTGGGACACGCAGTTTACCGATTACAAAATCACGAACACGCCTGCGAAACGCGATGTCCTACGCGAAATAGTGGACGCCTTCCGTGAAGAAGGAATCGCGGTTGGGCTGTATTACTCAATCTCGGACTGGTATCATCCGGACTTCATTATCGATGGCTCGCACAGCCTGCATCATCTGCCTCAGGAAGAAATTGATCGCCTGAACGAGGGACGCGACATGAGCCGCTACGCTCAATATATGCGCGATCAGGTGCGTGAGCTGTTAACCGAGTTTGGTGAGATAGTTGAGTTCTGGTTTGATGTCAGTGGCAAGATCGATCCGGTCGCCTGTGAGTCACAGGCCATGTATGACATGATCCGCGAGCTACAGCCGCATGTTATTCTCAACAACCGTCTGGCGCTACCCGGTTGCGAAAATATCCTCACCCCGGAAAGCTATTTGCGGGAGGAAGACTGTTTCGACGCAGAGGGTAACAGTGTGCCTTGGGAAGGCTGTCACACGTTGAGCGCCTCTTGGTGCTACAATCGCGACGAAAAATCTTATGCTAAAACGCCGTTGCGTATCCTCGAAACGATCATCACGCAGACCAGCCTCAATGGTAATAGCTTGATCAATATCGGACCGACTGCTCGCGGCTATATTTCTCCGCTGGAGATGAAGAGTCTGGATTATGTCGCGCACTGGATGAAATACAACGCGCGCTCTATCTATGGCTGCGGCGCCGCTCCCAAGGACTTACCGCCACCACCGAAGGATTGTCGCTATACCTACAACAAGAAACTGAATCGTCTCTACGTGCACATCCTGCATTGGCCGAGGGGAGCATTGTCTCTGCGCGGCCTGGCCGGGCGCGTCAAATACGCGCAGTTACTCTCAGATGGCAGTGCTTTTCAGATCGTAAAAACCGGTAATTTCACCAACGAAAATCTGAATCCGCGCTTTCACAAAGACGCCGCTGCTTTGCGTCTAATGAATCAACCGGAAGACACTTCTATTCCGGTCATCGAAGTTTTTTTAAAGGACTGA
- a CDS encoding DUF5696 domain-containing protein, which yields MLVVKNIKDTMLCELDGQALYQAPLPAVVACWNSEGIEIVSEVTRENGWVLDFASTEDGATCNAAHPVMGLKFQLKLTCYDGDSIDAIVEKDVFAEEGEYKFKSIRLLPGFVSGYEGDGSQLVLPCGTGGICKNEKKTSAEYKLPVSYPYSAPHCSMPLFGALNGNGAAIAAIVDGGQFDFYLSIRTCWGDRKQYSVDPVFELRDFRDERILPEDILVHFKVLEGEDASYAGIGKAYRNYNISERKLPTLNEKMKDNPVLQYSSKAIYIRCRLGHKPVPPTILEQTPETEPEVKVYMTFDDALALVEECAAQGVGNTEFCMVGWNYGGHDGAWPTVFPVEEKFGGEEGYRKLISRARELGYPMSGHDNYWSACTLSNQYDAADMAKDHDGSITLSGRAGGGQYYQFCAKQCCEKYVTPRLEKIRELGVNGVYYSDVISVAQLTKCYDSVHPMTRRENAEWFKKIFKKQREFFGAASSEGARDWALPELDRAYSIAGNVSTALPYIDEDIPLYPIVYHGFLIYNAFRSAVNIDSGDDTYLTAIAYGSMPTFYYHHIFNPDYYTGADGWTNDGDLVFGGKEKLKKDVRVIKQVSEDAGRISALQTEFIDDFKRLNSEVTETTYSNGFRVLVNHSMESYVSDEGIVVAPKGFVVVG from the coding sequence ATGTTAGTCGTAAAAAATATTAAAGATACCATGCTCTGTGAACTCGACGGGCAAGCGCTTTATCAAGCTCCATTGCCCGCTGTTGTCGCTTGTTGGAACTCAGAGGGAATAGAGATAGTCAGCGAAGTAACGAGGGAGAACGGTTGGGTGCTCGACTTTGCTTCGACAGAAGATGGAGCAACCTGCAATGCCGCTCATCCGGTGATGGGGTTGAAATTTCAGCTCAAGCTGACCTGCTATGATGGGGACTCCATTGATGCGATTGTCGAAAAGGATGTATTTGCTGAAGAAGGGGAATACAAATTTAAATCAATCAGATTGTTGCCCGGATTCGTCTCTGGATACGAAGGAGACGGCAGTCAGTTAGTGTTGCCGTGTGGAACCGGGGGTATCTGTAAGAATGAAAAGAAGACTTCTGCGGAATATAAACTGCCAGTCTCTTACCCTTACTCTGCTCCGCATTGTAGCATGCCGTTGTTCGGCGCATTGAATGGAAACGGAGCAGCGATTGCGGCGATTGTGGACGGAGGGCAGTTTGATTTTTACCTGTCGATACGCACCTGCTGGGGAGATCGTAAGCAGTATTCAGTCGATCCTGTTTTTGAGCTACGCGACTTCCGGGATGAAAGAATACTGCCGGAAGATATCCTGGTGCATTTTAAAGTTCTGGAAGGCGAAGACGCTTCTTATGCCGGGATTGGAAAGGCCTACCGCAATTACAATATCAGCGAGCGGAAATTGCCGACCTTGAATGAAAAAATGAAGGATAACCCTGTTTTACAGTATTCTTCAAAAGCCATTTATATCCGTTGCCGCCTTGGGCATAAACCTGTGCCGCCGACCATTCTCGAGCAGACGCCGGAAACGGAACCGGAGGTCAAGGTTTATATGACATTTGATGACGCCTTGGCACTGGTTGAGGAATGTGCTGCGCAGGGGGTTGGTAACACTGAGTTCTGCATGGTCGGATGGAATTACGGAGGCCATGACGGTGCTTGGCCCACGGTTTTCCCGGTTGAGGAGAAATTCGGTGGTGAGGAAGGCTACCGAAAGCTGATAAGCCGGGCGCGAGAGTTGGGCTACCCGATGTCGGGACATGATAATTATTGGAGTGCTTGCACGCTTTCAAATCAATATGATGCCGCTGACATGGCAAAGGATCACGATGGCAGTATTACCTTGTCTGGACGCGCGGGTGGGGGGCAATACTATCAGTTTTGCGCAAAGCAATGTTGCGAAAAATATGTTACGCCCAGATTGGAGAAAATACGGGAGCTAGGAGTGAATGGGGTCTATTATTCCGATGTCATTTCCGTTGCCCAGTTGACAAAGTGCTACGATTCCGTGCATCCGATGACTCGACGCGAGAATGCGGAATGGTTTAAAAAAATATTCAAAAAGCAGAGGGAGTTTTTTGGGGCTGCAAGTTCAGAGGGGGCAAGAGACTGGGCGTTGCCGGAGCTCGACCGGGCTTACTCGATCGCGGGAAATGTCTCAACGGCTCTGCCGTATATTGATGAAGATATCCCGCTCTACCCGATCGTTTACCACGGTTTCCTGATTTATAACGCTTTCCGGTCGGCCGTAAATATAGATTCGGGTGACGATACTTACCTGACTGCCATTGCTTATGGATCAATGCCGACCTTTTATTATCACCATATTTTTAATCCGGATTATTATACCGGGGCTGATGGTTGGACCAATGATGGAGATCTTGTTTTTGGCGGAAAAGAGAAGCTGAAAAAGGATGTTCGGGTGATCAAACAGGTCTCGGAAGATGCTGGCCGAATTTCAGCGCTTCAAACGGAATTTATCGATGACTTTAAACGTCTGAATTCGGAGGTTACCGAAACGACTTATTCCAACGGCTTCAGGGTTTTGGTTAATCACTCAATGGAATCCTATGTGAGTGATGAAGGCATAGTCGTTGCGCCAAAAGGATTTGTTGTAGTGGGCTAA